From one Triticum aestivum cultivar Chinese Spring chromosome 4B, IWGSC CS RefSeq v2.1, whole genome shotgun sequence genomic stretch:
- the LOC123092999 gene encoding probable leucine-rich repeat receptor-like protein kinase At1g35710, whose product MAAASFARLLPPLLSLLLLAGAARGKTVKRDVKALNEIKASLGWRVVYSWVGDDPCGHGDLPPWSGVTCTQQGDYRVVTELEVYAVSIVGPFPTAVTNLLDLKKLDLHNNKLTGPIPPQIGRLRHLKILNLRWNKLQDVLPPEIGDLKKLTHLYLSFNNFKGEIPVELANLPELRYLYLHENRFTGRIPPELGTLKNLRHLDVGGNHLIGTLREVFSIENGFPSLRNLYVNNNQLAGVVPDQIANLTNLEILHLSNNRLIGSISPKLVQIPRLTYLYLDNNNFIGRIPEGLYKHPFLKELYIEGNQFRPGSRSKGVHKVLELPEADLSV is encoded by the exons ATGGCCGCGGCGTCGTTCGCCCGCCTCTTgccgcccctcctctccctcctcctcctcgccggcgccgcgcGGGGCAAGACGGTGAAGAGAGACG TGAAAGCGTTGAATGAGATCAAGGCTTCACTAGGATGGAGAGTTGTCTACTCATGGGTCGGCGATGACCCTTGTGGGCATGGTGACCTTCCCCCCTGGTCTGGTGTGACATGTACTCAGCAAGGGGATTACAGAGTTGTCACCGAACT GGAAGTCTATGCTGTGTCAATAGTTGGTCCATTCCCTACAGCGGTAACAAACCTGCTGGATTTAAAAAAACT GGATCTCCACAATAATAAGTTGACGGGGCCAATTCCTCCACAGATCGGACGGCTGAGACACCTCAAGATATT GAACCTGAGGTGGAATAAGCTTCAAGATGTGCTCCCGCCCGAAATTGGTGACCTAAAGAAACTTACACACTT GTATTTGAGCTTCAATAACTTCAAAGGTGAAATCCCTGTGGAGCTTGCAAACCTACCAGAACTACGCTATCTTTATCTTCATGAGAACCGCTTTACTGGGCGGATCCCCCCTGAGCTTGGAACTCTCAAAAATCTCCGTCACCT TGATGTTGGTGGCAACCACTTGATAGGCACTCTGAGGGAAGTCTTCAGCATTGAGAATGGCTTCCCCTCCTTGAGAAACCT ATACGTTAATAATAATCAATTGGCTGGAGTGGTGCCAGATCAGATTGCGAATTTGACCAACCTTGAGATCTT GCACTTGTCCAATAATAGGCTGATTGGATCGATATCGCCAAAGCTAGTTCAGATCCCAAGATTGACATATCT GTATTTGGACAACAACAACTTCATTGGAAGGATTCCTGAAGGGTTATACAAGCATCCATTTCTGAAGGAGCT GTACATTGAGGGGAACCAGTTTAGGCCAGGAAGCAGATCAAAAGGAGTGCACAAGGTGCTTGAATTACCCGAGGCCGACCTCTCGGTTTAA
- the LOC123093000 gene encoding probable galacturonosyltransferase 14 has protein sequence MQLRISPSMRSITISSSNGVVDSMKVRVAPQPPPPPPPLAPPPAARRAGGAGGGGGGWGAAWYLRAVAFPAVVALGCLLPFAFILLAVPALEAGGTKCSSIDCLGRRIGPSFLGRQGGDSTRLVQDLYRIFDQVNNEESTSDKKLPESFREFLSEMKDNHYDARTFAVRLKATMKNMDKEVKRSRLAEQLYKHYASTAIPKGIHCLSLRLTDEYSSNAHARKQLPPPELLPLLSDNSFQHYILASDNILAASVVVSSTVRSSSVPEKVVFHVITDKKTYPGMHSWFALNSVSPAIVEVKGVHQFDWLTRENVPVLEAIENHRGVRNHYHGDHGTVSSASDNPRVLASKLQARSPKYISLLNHLRIYLPELFPSLNKVVFLDDDIVVQRDLSPLWEIDLEGKVNGAVETCRGEDNWVMSKRFRTYFNFSHPVIDRSLDPDECAWAYGMNVFDLEAWRKTNIRDTYHFWLKENLKAGLTLWKFGTLPPALIAFRGHVHGIDPSWHMLGLGYQESTDIESVKKAAVIHYNGQCKPWLDIAFKNLQPFWTKHVNYSNDFIRNCHILEPLYDR, from the exons ATGCAGCTGCGGATCTCGCCGAGCATGCGCAGCATCACCATCTCCAGCAGCAATGGCGTCGTCGACTCCATGAAGGTGCGCGTCGCGCCgcagccgcccccgcccccgccgccgctcgcgccgccgcccgccgcccgccgcgccggcGGGGCAGGCGGAGGGGGCGGGGGGTGGGGCGCCGCCTGGTACCTCCGCGCCGTCGCCTTCCCGGCCGTCGTCGCGCTCGGCTGCCTCCTGCCCTTCGCCTTCATCCTCCTCGCCGTGCCGGCGCTTGAGGCCGGCGGGACCAAGTGCTCCTCCATCG ATTGCTTGGGGAGGCGAATAGGACCTAGTTTCCTTGGTAGGCAGGGGGGTGATTCTACG AGACTGGTGCAAGACCTGTATAGGATTTTTGATCAAGTTAACAATGAGGAATCCACTTCTGATAAGAAGTTACCAGAATCATTCAGGGAGTTTCTTTCGGAGATGAAGGATAACCATTACGACGCTAGGACATTTGCTGTCAGGTTGAAGGCTACG ATGAAAAACATGGATAAGGAGGTAAAGAGGTCAAGGCTCGCAGAACAGCTGTATAAACATTATGCTTCAACTGCTATTCCCAAAGGCATTCATTGCCTGTCTCTGCGCCTTACCGATGAATACTCCTCAAATGCTCATGCAAGGAAACAGTTGCCACCACCTGAACTGTTACCGTTGCTTTCTGATAATTCCTTCCAGCATTATATTCTTGCTAGTGATAACATCCTTGCTGCTTCAGTCGTTGTCAGCTCAACTGTACGGTCTTCCTCGGTACCTGAGAAAGTAGTCTTCCATGTTATCACTGATAAAAAAACATATCCAGGGATGCATTCATGGTTTGCCCTTAATTCTGTATCACCTGCAATAGTTGAAGTGAAAGGTGTTCATCAGTTTGACTGGTTGACCAGAGAGAATGTCCCAGTACTAGAGGCTATAGAAAACCACCGTGGAGTCAGAAATCACTATCATGGAGATCATGGAACAGTTTCCAGTGCAAGTGACAACCCAAGGGTGCTTGCTTCCAAGCTGCAGGCCCGAAGCCCCAAATACATATCCCTGCTTAACCATCTGCGCATCTATTTGCCTGAG CTCTTTCCAAGCCTCAACAAGGTGGTCTTCCTTgatgatgacattgttgttcagCGTGATTTATCTCCTCTTTGGGAGATTGATCTTGAAGGAAAGGTGAATGGTGCTGTGGAGACATGCAGAGGTGAAGATAATTGGGTGATGTCTAAGCGCTTCAGGACATATTTCAACTTCTCTCACCCTGTTATAGATCGAAGTCTTGACCCAGATGAATGTGCATGGGCATATGGGATGAATGTCTTTGATCTGGAAGCTTGGAGGAAGACAAACATTAGGGATACATACCATTTCTGGTTGAAGGAG AATCTAAAAGCCGGTCTTACTCTCTGGAAATTTGGTACTTTACCACCTGCGCTTATAGCATTCAGGGGTCATGTCCATGGTATCGACCCATCTTGGCACATGCTTGGCTTAGGATACCAAGAAAGCACGGACATCGAAAGTGTTAAGAAGGCTGCAGTGATCCACTACAATGGTCAGTGCAAACCATGGCTAGACATTGCTTTTAAAAACTTGCAACCGTTTTGGACCAAGCACGTAAATTACTCCAACGACTTCATTAGAAACTGCCATATTTTGGAGCCCCTATACGACAGATAA